The Populus nigra chromosome 19, ddPopNigr1.1, whole genome shotgun sequence genome includes a window with the following:
- the LOC133679465 gene encoding uncharacterized protein LOC133679465 isoform X1: protein MFWKLTTLSTSSPVESVLDKENFTLEELLDEEEIIQECKALNTRLINFLRDRAQVEQLLRYIIEEPSEDAESKRTFKFPFIACEIFTCEIDVILKTLVEEEELMNLLFSFLEPNRSHSALLAGYFSKVVVCLMLRKTVSLMNYVQAHQDVFRQLVDLIGITSIMEVLVRLVGADDHVYPNFTDVMQWLADSNLLEMIVDKLSPSNPPEVNANAAETLCAITRNAPSALASKLSSPSFVGRIFGHALEDSHSKSGLVNSLSVCISILDPKRSAMASPLMHSFRSQHMYESPIPVNPETISAMLPKLGDLLMLLNVLSDEKILPTTYGELKPPLGKHRLKIVEFIAVLLRTGNEATETELVSSRTIKRILDLFFEYPYNNALHHHVESIIMSCLETKSDAMVDHLLQECDLIGKFLQTDKNPVISGDIIKPTLPAAGKQAPRVGNLGHITRISNKLVQLGNSSSRIQSYLQENSEWNEWQASVLQERNAVENVYRWACGRPTALQDRTRDSDEDDLHDRDYDVAALANNLSQAFRYKIYGNEDNEEDNGGLDRDDEDVYFDDESAEVVISSLRLGDDQGSSLFTNSNWFAFQDDRIGDAPLSTSPGEMMDQINLNGNTNANGGNSCSHDEVVVGEEDELTESKDSVNGTSTSNTNLLDQFPGIGPVSLSSDANAPDTSFFKFETPDNEDLFGDRPLPEWVGWGEPSDLQAAGGSTVNPFEDHDSSDVNLSSQAEAATPDASSPSGGESILPNGSSPTKGSSDGPVSSDSSKKSPTSPSLFEEDVEFVGVELEGTEKAMDQALKEGIVGEAGPLKRNIAPKVPEKEKSDDAEAENKEFNDANYWRVDVVEG from the exons ATGTTCTGGAAGCTCACCACTCTCTCTACCTCTTCTCCT GTGGAGTCTGTATtagacaaagaaaatttcacgTTGGAAGAGCTTCTGGATGAAGAAGAAATAATCCAAGAATGCAAAGCCTTAAACACCCGACtcattaattt TCTGCGAGATAGAGCCCAAGTGGAGCAGTTGCTCAGATACATTATCGAGGAACCTTCAGAGGATGCTGAAAGCAAACGAACCTTCAA GTTCCCCTTCATTGCTTGTGAGATATTTACATGCGAAATTGATGTTATTCTTAAAACTTTAGTGGAAGAAGAGGAG TTGATGAACTTACTCTTCTCGTTCTTGGAACCAAATCGGTCTCATAGTGCCTTGCTTGCTGGGTATTTCAGCAAA GTTGTTGTTTGCCTTATGTTACGCAAGACAGTTTCACTTATGAACTATGTCCAA GCCCATCAAGATGTTTTCCGCCAACTTGTTGATTTAATTGGAATAACATCCATCATGGAG GTTTTGGTCCGCCTGGTAGGAGCTGATGACCACGTTTATCCTAATTTTACTGATGTGATGCAATGGTTGGCTGATAGCAATTTGCTAGAAATGATCGTGGACAAATTGAGTCCTTCT AATCCTCCTGAAGTTAATGCTAACGCAGCAGAAACATTATGTGCAATAACTCGAAATGCTCCATCAGCCTTGGCTTCTAAACTCTCTAGTCCAAg TTTTGTGGGAAGGATATTTGGTCATGCATTGGAAGATTCACATTCAAAATCTGGTCTTGTCAATTCACTTTCTGTTTGTATCTCTATACTGGATCCAAAAAGATCGGCAATGGCTTCTCCCTTGATGCATTCTTTCCGAAGCCAACATATGTACGAGTCTCCAATCCCTGTAAATCCAGAGACTATTAGTGCAATGTTACCTAAACTTG GTGATTTGCTTATGCTATTGAATGTCTTGTCCGATGAGAAGATTTTGCCAACAACTTATGGAGAACTGAAGCCTCCTCTTGGGAAACATCGTCTAAAG ATTGTGGAATTCATTGCGGTGCTACTAAGAACTGGAAATGAAGCCACTGAAACGGAGTTGGTCAGCTCGAGAACCATTAAAAGAATCCTTGATCTGTTCTTTGA GTACCCGTACAATAACGCCTTGCATCATCATGTAGAGAGTATCATAATGTCATGTTTGGAGACCAAGAGTGATGCTATGGTTGATCATCTTCTTCAAGAGTGTGATTTGATAGGAAAGTTTCTCCAAACAGATAAAAACCCTGTAATATCTGGTGATATTATTAAG CCAACCCTTCCTGCTGCTGGAAAACAAGCACCACGGGTAGGAAACCTTGGACACATTACACGAATTTCAAATAAGCTTGTTCAGTTGGGAAACAGCAGTAGCCGTATTCAGTCTTATCTACAG GAAAATAGTGAATGGAATGAGTGGCAAGCCAGTGTTTTGCAAGAGCGCAATGCAGTTGAAAATGTCTACCGATGGGCTTGCGG CCGGCCAACAGCATTGCAAGATAGGACACGTGACAGTGACGAGGATGACCTTCATGATCGAGATTATGATGTAGCAGCTCTAGCCAACAACTTAAGCCAGGCTTTTAGATACAAAATATATGGGAATGAGGATAATGAAGAG GACAATGGGGGCCTTGATCGTGATGATGAG GATGTCTACTTTGATGATGAGTCTGCCGAAGTTGTTATTTCATCCCTAAGGCTTGGTGATGACCAAGGGAG CAGTCTGTTCACAAATTCAAACTGGTTTGCATTCCAAGACGACAGAATTGGTGATGCACCTTTGAGCACATCGCCTGGAGAGATGATGGATCAGATTAACTTAAATGGAAACACGAATGCAAATGGTGGTAACAGCTGTAGTCATGACGAGGTGGTGGTGGGAGAGGAAGATGAGTTGACTGAAAGCAAGGATTCTGTCAATGGCACATCCACTTCCAACACAAACCTCCTTGATCAATTTCCTGGGATTGGTCCGGTTTCACTAAGTAGTGATGCCAATGCTCCTGATACCAGTTTCTTCAAATTTGAGACACCAGACAATGAAGACTTGTTTGGAGATAGGCCTTTACCTGAATGGGTAGGATGGGGAGAGCCATCCGATTTGCAAGCAGCAGGGGGATCAACTGTGAATCCATTTGAAGATCATGACAGCTCTGATGTCAATCTTTCCAGCCAAGCTGAAGCAGCAACGCCTGATGCCAGTTCCCCATCAGGTGGAGAGTCTATACTTCCAAATGGGTCATCACCCACCAAGGGTTCTAGTGATGGACCAGTTAGCAGTGATTCAAGTAAAAAATCTCCCACCTCACCTTCCTTGTTTGAAGAGGATGTTGAATTTGTTGGTGTTGAATTGGAAGGGACCGAGAAGGCAATGGACCAAGCTCTCAAGGAGGGGATAGTTGGTGAAGCAGGGCCTCTGAAGAGGAATATTGCACCAAAGGTGCCAGAGAAGGAGAAGTCTGATGATGCCGAGGCAGAGAACAAGGAGTTCAACGATGCGAACTATTGGAGGGTTGATGTTGTGGAAGGATGA
- the LOC133679465 gene encoding uncharacterized protein LOC133679465 isoform X2 — translation MFWKLTTLSTSSPVESVLDKENFTLEELLDEEEIIQECKALNTRLINFLRDRAQVEQLLRYIIEEPSEDAESKRTFKFPFIACEIFTCEIDVILKTLVEEEELMNLLFSFLEPNRSHSALLAGYFSKVVVCLMLRKTVSLMNYVQAHQDVFRQLVDLIGITSIMEVLVRLVGADDHVYPNFTDVMQWLADSNLLEMIVDKLSPSNPPEVNANAAETLCAITRNAPSALASKLSSPSFVGRIFGHALEDSHSKSGLVNSLSVCISILDPKRSAMASPLMHSFRSQHMYESPIPVNPETISAMLPKLGDLLMLLNVLSDEKILPTTYGELKPPLGKHRLKIVEFIAVLLRTGNEATETELVSSRTIKRILDLFFEYPYNNALHHHVESIIMSCLETKSDAMVDHLLQECDLIGKFLQTDKNPVISGDIIKPTLPAAGKQAPRVGNLGHITRISNKLVQLGNSSSRIQSYLQENSEWNEWQASVLQERNAVENVYRWACGRPTALQDRTRDSDEDDLHDRDYDVAALANNLSQAFRYKIYGNEDNEEDNGGLDRDDEDVYFDDESAEVVISSLRLGDDQGSLFTNSNWFAFQDDRIGDAPLSTSPGEMMDQINLNGNTNANGGNSCSHDEVVVGEEDELTESKDSVNGTSTSNTNLLDQFPGIGPVSLSSDANAPDTSFFKFETPDNEDLFGDRPLPEWVGWGEPSDLQAAGGSTVNPFEDHDSSDVNLSSQAEAATPDASSPSGGESILPNGSSPTKGSSDGPVSSDSSKKSPTSPSLFEEDVEFVGVELEGTEKAMDQALKEGIVGEAGPLKRNIAPKVPEKEKSDDAEAENKEFNDANYWRVDVVEG, via the exons ATGTTCTGGAAGCTCACCACTCTCTCTACCTCTTCTCCT GTGGAGTCTGTATtagacaaagaaaatttcacgTTGGAAGAGCTTCTGGATGAAGAAGAAATAATCCAAGAATGCAAAGCCTTAAACACCCGACtcattaattt TCTGCGAGATAGAGCCCAAGTGGAGCAGTTGCTCAGATACATTATCGAGGAACCTTCAGAGGATGCTGAAAGCAAACGAACCTTCAA GTTCCCCTTCATTGCTTGTGAGATATTTACATGCGAAATTGATGTTATTCTTAAAACTTTAGTGGAAGAAGAGGAG TTGATGAACTTACTCTTCTCGTTCTTGGAACCAAATCGGTCTCATAGTGCCTTGCTTGCTGGGTATTTCAGCAAA GTTGTTGTTTGCCTTATGTTACGCAAGACAGTTTCACTTATGAACTATGTCCAA GCCCATCAAGATGTTTTCCGCCAACTTGTTGATTTAATTGGAATAACATCCATCATGGAG GTTTTGGTCCGCCTGGTAGGAGCTGATGACCACGTTTATCCTAATTTTACTGATGTGATGCAATGGTTGGCTGATAGCAATTTGCTAGAAATGATCGTGGACAAATTGAGTCCTTCT AATCCTCCTGAAGTTAATGCTAACGCAGCAGAAACATTATGTGCAATAACTCGAAATGCTCCATCAGCCTTGGCTTCTAAACTCTCTAGTCCAAg TTTTGTGGGAAGGATATTTGGTCATGCATTGGAAGATTCACATTCAAAATCTGGTCTTGTCAATTCACTTTCTGTTTGTATCTCTATACTGGATCCAAAAAGATCGGCAATGGCTTCTCCCTTGATGCATTCTTTCCGAAGCCAACATATGTACGAGTCTCCAATCCCTGTAAATCCAGAGACTATTAGTGCAATGTTACCTAAACTTG GTGATTTGCTTATGCTATTGAATGTCTTGTCCGATGAGAAGATTTTGCCAACAACTTATGGAGAACTGAAGCCTCCTCTTGGGAAACATCGTCTAAAG ATTGTGGAATTCATTGCGGTGCTACTAAGAACTGGAAATGAAGCCACTGAAACGGAGTTGGTCAGCTCGAGAACCATTAAAAGAATCCTTGATCTGTTCTTTGA GTACCCGTACAATAACGCCTTGCATCATCATGTAGAGAGTATCATAATGTCATGTTTGGAGACCAAGAGTGATGCTATGGTTGATCATCTTCTTCAAGAGTGTGATTTGATAGGAAAGTTTCTCCAAACAGATAAAAACCCTGTAATATCTGGTGATATTATTAAG CCAACCCTTCCTGCTGCTGGAAAACAAGCACCACGGGTAGGAAACCTTGGACACATTACACGAATTTCAAATAAGCTTGTTCAGTTGGGAAACAGCAGTAGCCGTATTCAGTCTTATCTACAG GAAAATAGTGAATGGAATGAGTGGCAAGCCAGTGTTTTGCAAGAGCGCAATGCAGTTGAAAATGTCTACCGATGGGCTTGCGG CCGGCCAACAGCATTGCAAGATAGGACACGTGACAGTGACGAGGATGACCTTCATGATCGAGATTATGATGTAGCAGCTCTAGCCAACAACTTAAGCCAGGCTTTTAGATACAAAATATATGGGAATGAGGATAATGAAGAG GACAATGGGGGCCTTGATCGTGATGATGAG GATGTCTACTTTGATGATGAGTCTGCCGAAGTTGTTATTTCATCCCTAAGGCTTGGTGATGACCAAGGGAG TCTGTTCACAAATTCAAACTGGTTTGCATTCCAAGACGACAGAATTGGTGATGCACCTTTGAGCACATCGCCTGGAGAGATGATGGATCAGATTAACTTAAATGGAAACACGAATGCAAATGGTGGTAACAGCTGTAGTCATGACGAGGTGGTGGTGGGAGAGGAAGATGAGTTGACTGAAAGCAAGGATTCTGTCAATGGCACATCCACTTCCAACACAAACCTCCTTGATCAATTTCCTGGGATTGGTCCGGTTTCACTAAGTAGTGATGCCAATGCTCCTGATACCAGTTTCTTCAAATTTGAGACACCAGACAATGAAGACTTGTTTGGAGATAGGCCTTTACCTGAATGGGTAGGATGGGGAGAGCCATCCGATTTGCAAGCAGCAGGGGGATCAACTGTGAATCCATTTGAAGATCATGACAGCTCTGATGTCAATCTTTCCAGCCAAGCTGAAGCAGCAACGCCTGATGCCAGTTCCCCATCAGGTGGAGAGTCTATACTTCCAAATGGGTCATCACCCACCAAGGGTTCTAGTGATGGACCAGTTAGCAGTGATTCAAGTAAAAAATCTCCCACCTCACCTTCCTTGTTTGAAGAGGATGTTGAATTTGTTGGTGTTGAATTGGAAGGGACCGAGAAGGCAATGGACCAAGCTCTCAAGGAGGGGATAGTTGGTGAAGCAGGGCCTCTGAAGAGGAATATTGCACCAAAGGTGCCAGAGAAGGAGAAGTCTGATGATGCCGAGGCAGAGAACAAGGAGTTCAACGATGCGAACTATTGGAGGGTTGATGTTGTGGAAGGATGA
- the LOC133680658 gene encoding CASP-like protein 5A2 produces the protein MSVSHASIHPVEDPTTTDGGNNNAPRVRMKDIQGMPGTKGGLALRLSQFIFAATALSVMASTSDFPSVTAFTYLVVAASLQCLWSLCLAIVDIYALLVMRSLQNYRIVIAFAVGDGIASTLTFAAACASAGITVLINNDLDSCANNHCLQFETATAMAFISWFSALPSFLLNFWSLASR, from the exons ATGAGCGTGAGCCATGCATCAATACATCCGGTGGAAGATCCGACTACAACGGACGGCGGAAACAATAACGCGCCGAGAGTGAGGATGAAAGACATACAAGGGATGCCAGGCACCAAAGGCGGCCTTGCTTTGCGTCTCTCTCAGTTTATATTTGCTGCTACGGCTCTTTCTGTCATGGCCTCCACCAGCGATTTCCCTTCTGTTACTGCCTTTAC CTACCTAGTTGTGGCCGCTAGCTTGCAGTGCCTGTGGAGCCTTTGCTTGGCTATTGTTGATATTTATGCCCTTTTGGTGATGCGCTCATTGCAGAATTACAGGATTGTCATAGCTTTTGCTGTTGGTGATGGG ATAGCTTCCACTCTCACATTTGCTGCTGCCTGTGCTTCTGCTGGCATCACAGTCCTTATCAACAATGATCTTGACAGCTGTGCCAATAACCATTGTTTACAGTTCGAAACTGCTACAGCCATGGCATTCATCAGCTGGTTCTCTGCATTGCCATCTTTTCTCCTGAACTTTTGGTCACTGGCATCAcgatga